The following proteins are encoded in a genomic region of Oryctolagus cuniculus chromosome 13, mOryCun1.1, whole genome shotgun sequence:
- the LOC100354806 gene encoding small ribosomal subunit protein uS2-like, producing the protein MSGALDVLQMKEEDVLKFLAAGTHLGGTNLDFQMEQYIYKTKSDGIYIINLKRTWEKLLLAARAIVAIENPADVSVISSRNTGQRAVLKFAAATGATPIAGRFTPGTLTNQIQAAFWEPRLLVVTDPRADHQPLTEASYVNLPTIALCNTDSPLRYVDIAIPCNNKGAHSVGLMWWMLAREVLHMRGTISCEHPWEVMPDLYFYRDPEEIEKEEQAAAEKAVTKEEFQGEWTAPAPEFTATQPEVADWSEGMQVPSVPIQQFPTEDWSAQPATEDWSAAPTAQATKWVGTTTEWS; encoded by the coding sequence ATGTCCGGAGCCCTTGATGTCCTGCAAATGAAGGAGGAGGACGTCCTCAAGTTCCTTGCAGCAGGAACCCACCTAGGTGGCACCAACCTTGACTTCCAGATGGAACAGTACATCTACAAAACGAAGAGTGATGGCATCTACATCATCAATCTGAagaggacctgggagaagctgctgTTGGCGGCTcgtgctattgtggccattgaaaATCCTGCTGATGTCAGTGTGATATCCTCCAGGAACACtggccagagagctgtgctgAAGTTTGCTGCTGCCACTGGAGCTACTCCCATTGCTGGCCGCTTTACACCTGGAACCTTAACTAACCAGATCCAGGCAGCCTTCTGGGAACCACGGCTTCTGGTGGTTACCGACCCTCGCGCTGACCACCAGCCTCTCACGGAGGCATCTTATGTGAACCTGCCTACCATTGCTCTGTGTAACACAGACTCGCCTCTGCGCTACGTGGACATTGCCATCCCGTGCAACAACAAGGGAGCCCATTCAGTGGGTCTGATGTGGTGGATGCTGGCCCGGGAGGTTCTGCACATGCGTGGTACCATCTCCTGTGAACACCCCTGGGAGGTCATGCCTGATCTCTACTTCTACAGAGATCctgaagagattgaaaaagaagagcaggcCGCCGCTGAAAAAGCTGTGACCAAGGAGGAGTTTCAGGGTGAATGGACGGCCCCAGCGCCCGAGTTCACTGCTACTCAGCCTGAGGTTGCTGACTGGTCCGAAGGCATGCAGGTGCCCTCTGTGCCTATTCAGCAGTTCCCCACTGAGGACTGGAGTGCTCAGCCCGCCACTGAAGACTGGTCTGCAGCGCCCACTGCTCAGGCCACCAAGTGGGTGGGAACAACCACTGAGTGGTCTTAG